The Liolophura sinensis isolate JHLJ2023 chromosome 6, CUHK_Ljap_v2, whole genome shotgun sequence genomic sequence TTAGTAAAACTATTAACTTAAACTGGGCCTAAGTTTATATACTTTGAAAATCTTGATTGGCCTTAAAATCACTAGAAAATTTCCATCCCTCTCATACTCTTGGTATATTTACTTTTTGAGGTTGTTAGATTGAACcaccagtatttatttatttgattggtgttttatgccgtgctcaagaatatttcacttatacaatggcggccagcattatggtgggagaaaacccggcAGAACCCaagggaaatccacaaccatctgcaggttgctggcctgagaggaagcctgcatgagctggacctgaactcacagcaacagcattggtgagaggctcttgggtcatcaCGCCATGCTGGCAGGCTAACCCCCTCAGTGACAGAGAACCCAAACCACCAGTAACTTTCACCTATAAATTCACACAGTAGAAGATGTTGCAAATACCTCTGTTTTTCTGATGAAACTCATGTATAAAACTCTCTATATCGACTGGGCCAGAAAGCTTCAAGGTTTCCCCATCACTGCTGTCTGAGAGAGACCCCAAACTGTCCTGATGAAGGTCATCTGTCACCAGAGCTGCCTCCTGCAAATTGTGTTGCTGCTGCTGggcctgctgttgttgttgctgctcagACTGTTGCTGAAGCTCTTTCTCCAATTCACCTGAATGAGTCAACATAGGTGAaattttagttacatgtatttatcagtgattgatttatatgataactctcaagaatttttcactttcagcagaCATGActgcaatcagttttatggatcaAACCAGAGTAAACACACGGCctactgacaaacctttcctACATAAGACACACAGATTTCCATCGACctgcaacatttatttatttgattggtgttttacgacgtactaaagaatatttcacttgtacgaaggcggccagcattacggtgggaggaaacagggcagtgcccagggaaacccacaaccatccgcaggttgctgcaagaccttcccacttacggccggagaggaagccagctccACCTGCATTATGGGCAGTAGGTAATAAATTGTGAAGCAATAAAATGTAAGATAAATTTTCCTCTAAGGATGTACTTCAATATTATGTACCTGTGAAACTGTTTCTGTTCCAACACAACATTATACGTGAACTTAACAAGAATATGCTACACACCTGCTGTAAATGTgaataccaatcaaacagatTTGGCTGCTGAGCTGTGTGTGAAAGCTGACTCACCTGTGATGGCCTGCAAATGCTGCCTCCCAAACATGTGTTCTTTCTTGTTATGTAAGGAGCTGAAGTACTGGTCACACACCCTACAGTATAGCTCAGACATGTAGTCCTCCTGTCAACCATCAAAACATAGTACCTATTTGACCTGTTTGTGAAGGTGCTTCGACATGCTCAATAATTTCAGTAAAGATGGACAGTTGTTATGTATACAGGATTTGTATTTATTCAACTCATGAATTTTGCACCAGATACCTAAAAAACCTGATGATCATGTCTCACACAACATGGTTTTCTAAAACAAAACTTTCCCAGCTGTTTCCTTTTAACTGTACACCCTAAAAAGACGGAAGAAttggtaaatatttacaacaattgCAAAGGAGAATTACCACAACATGATACTTACCTCAAGATCAATCAAAGTGGCATAAGCATCAGATTCCAGTCCATTGGGATCTACTAACAAAGAGCACCAGAATCCATACGCAAATAAGTATATTAAAACAGCACTTTTTTAATTGTTCCTTAGATAATATGCGCGTATTATATATACTTCattgattatggtttaaatcaaagaaaacacttcacttacacgatggtggTTAGTTTTAAGGGTGAGGAAACCTGAATTAGCAAGTACGTGAATACCTGTAATGGATGAAATACTGGTGGAAGAGGAAGTGGACTCCAACGAACTTTACGTGAGCCCACCTAAATGGTCTTTGAAGTAAAGCCAACTGTTTATTGCCACCAGAGAAAGTCCTCTGAGGCATGTAGATTCACAGTCCAAGTGCTGTAGCAATTGAGATAACCACATGGATGTATataaattcatgaatattaGCTGTTGTAGAAACTCCATCCAAAAAGTATGAAATACACATGATCCTATCATAATTAATACATCCTAGGCATTTTCACACCAAATTTAATTTCTAAAAGTTTCTTAAATCTTCTGCTTGAATATTCATATGCCTTGGAAATGCCTTGATTAAATTAATCCTGCATGAAAACATGAATACCTACATGTTAATGGATAACTAGTTGAGAAAACTGACATTGGACAGGTTAATTGTATTAGAACAGTAAGTATGGACAGGTTAATTGCTTGAGACAACTGACACTGGAGCGGTTAATTGAGAAGAATAAGTATAAACAGGTTAGCTGACTGAGAAAACTGACACTGAATAGGTTAATTGGTTGAGAACAGTAAGTGTGGACAGTTTAACTGGTGGAGAAAATTAACAATGGATAGGTTAATTGCTTGAGAACAGTAAGAATGGATAGTATTATTGGTGGAAAAAACTGACACTGGATAGGTCAATTGGTTGAGAACAGTAAGTATGGACAGATTAACTGGTTGAAAACAGTAAGTATGGACAAGTTTACTGGTTGAGAAAAGTCACACTGGACAGTTTAATTGGTTGAGAACATTAAGTATGGTCAGGTTAATTGGTTGAGAAAACTGAAACTGGACAGGTTAATTAGTTGAGATAACTGAAACTGGACAGGTTACTTGGTTGAGAACAACAAGTATAGACAGGTTAGTTGGTTAAGAACAATAAGTATGGTTGAGAAAACTGATACTGGACACATTATTTGGCTGATGAAACTGACAATGGACAGGTTAATTGGTTGAGAAAATTGACAGGTTAATTGATTGAAAACAATAAGTATGGTTGACAAAACTGAACCCGGACAGGTTAATTGGCTGAGAACAGTAAGTATTGACAAGTTAATTGGTTGAGGAAACTTGGAGTGCCAGGGAATTCCTTTGCTACATACAAACGAAGTACCCGGCAATCCTCCTGACTTAAACCCATGCAAACAACATTCTACCCGAATTAGCCAGCAGGACCTCCTGATGGAGTCATACTGTCTGTTTAACTTGACAACATGTTACCTACCACACATCCCTTTTAACTTCCTCTTCTTAAGAAAACTCTGATATGTGACGGACTGCTGGAATGCATTGAGCTCATCTATGTACCTCTTCTTATCAGCCTCTGCCTCAGTTAGGTATTTCTACAGGTCATCAATATACGAACACACAATATGAAACATCTTCGATTTGGTAAGCAGCAAATGATTCTCAACAAACAATTCAAATTTGCAGAAACTAACTCACTTTTGCACAAAACTTGTCAAAGGCAGCCTAATAATGGTCACACATCCTGTTTTCCTGGGGACCTTCATAGCCTGGCAGTTAGTGTGCTAGAGCAGAACAAtgaccagcaacctgcagatggtcctgaGTTTCCCATGGACTCATGTTTTGCCCTGGTCCAGTTTCCCACAAAATGCtcgctgccatcatataagtgaaatattctgaattaCAACGTGAAagctcaatcaaataaatgaatttgctCAAAAACACCTAATACTTGCATGTAAGATTTTAATTTCTAGTAGACAGCTATTAAGGCCAAAATCCATGGGCACAACTCCACAAATCGAGCAATGAGAAGAACTAACTTGTTTTTTGTCCTGTGGCATTGTTGACCATTCATTGCCTAATACTTTGGTGACTTCAGAAAACTGCAGATCTGGATTGGTTTTCTTTATCTCCTGTCTTCTCTCTATAGCATACAGCACAtatctgaaagaaagaaatacaggAAATAAAAAAGCCctcaatcatataaatatgcacaaacataaataaaacacacgGAGAACATTATGCACGCTAGAACTGCAAAGCAGTTGTGGCAGGGGTCCACGGCGTTTGTTGTCCTGGATATCATTGTATACTGTTGAATGGGGGACAACTTAACTGTATCTAAACGGAAAACGGCTTGGGGAAGTTCTTGACAGTTCAGCAGAAATGACCAAGTGAACATACTACCTTATAGGCCAGATGCCGTCCAACTCCATGTTAATGTGATAGGATTAACatctatttttgaaaaaaaaaaaacatgttgtcatttaaacaccTCTAGCGcaaaaactattgatcgtagctcaaatcagTTGGCATATGccagaaagagcatgtcttgggctacaatttggtgcaagtttcacatttctagttcttatagttctcgagttacaggtcattgaaattacgtaactaaatttagtttttttatGATATCTCGAAAAGTTACAAAGGTATGCAAAAACtaaaagcagattcagaatcagtgGCTCAAGATACTCTATAATACAtattaaaaaactgaaatttcGAAACTTTTTTTGACATCAaaacttcgaccaatggcgagcttccaaagttttgatCGGAAGTAAATGATTTTCTCAAACTTATTATAGCTCCTAACGGCCTatctgcatatcaaatttcaaaacgaTCAATTCAATGGTTCtacagaagaagatttttaaaagatttcataTAAAATCAAATATGGCCACCAAACCATGTGACCTAGAGAAACCTCCATTGCTGTTCGCACAACTTCAGACATCAGGGATTATTACTGcaaaatttcaagtcaatcGGTCAAAACTCTAGCCTCTATCTTTCCGACAAAATcagtggaataataataataataggcctaacaaaaacaacaggcGTCCTGCAGGGCTATCGGCGTGGACCCCTAATTAAACAGctgctcacatgtacatgtatacttaaatcaatcaaaaactgATTTAGCTTTATATTCTTTTAACACTTAACAAGGGATCTGCAGCTACAGAAGCACTCGTATAAATGGTCGAGCTaaatttactggtgttttatgctctTCGCATAATGTCAtttcatgtactgtaaatcttcaaccatttcaacctCTAAAATTTTTGGTGGAATTCATACAAACAAATATTGCGAAAATCACACTAAAATGACTTCCATgagtcactaaagatgcaaacttcataaaactatgcaaattatttctctaacACCTATAcctagttctctcagaatgtttgaaaatataggTTGCAGagttggttgaaaaggttgaagaattagggtacactatatatacaatgGCAACAGAACTCCACAATCAGACACTCAGACATTGAAAACTGCCCCCTTGCAGCATGTTAGTTAGTGCCGAGACATTTATAGTGCCGCTTCACTAGAAAGACATGTTGACGACACCAGACTTAACAACTCATTCCAACACAACATATTGACACTGGAAATCACTAAAAACATGAACTATCCAAATATGAGAGGTATCAGGTGACATAGATGCAAAAAGGCAGCGTATCTGTTTTTTGTAGGCCGACTGACAGAGAAAGCTGCAGTCACTGTGCGTCTCTAACCCAATCTAAAACGAGGCTATATAATAGTATGGCGGGGTATTTGGAGAACATCACACATGTTACAGTTTCTTACCCAGTTACAGGAGCCCGGGGTGCATTCAACTCTGAAGTGTTCTTCCTCTTTTTACCTTTGGGCCAACCTCCCTTGCGTTTCTGATAAAACAGTCAAACAAgacatactgaagaatttcaGAGAAGCATATGCCTCCATTACCAACTCTCCATGATAACTATATTTCACTGTACAATCATGGTTTAGTTTCAGCTGTTGCTAGTTTTACATATGCTGTTTCACAGTGACAAAACAGGTGATACCCATATATGGTGCAACAATGTTGTTTTATGGGCCAGAGGGGTATATCACTGTATTCCCTTAAATATGGGCCAATATAACAATGCATAACATAGAGCATTCAATGACTTAAGATACcacaaagtggaaaaaaaattttctaacAGTTGACCTTTACCTGATAATCCATAAGGTAAAGGGTAGACAAATCACATATGCAGTAAGGTTCCAACATAGAAACTGTACATCTGACAGAGAAGTATGTAATTCTGTCAAACTGTTCTCTCAAATTTTCGGTTTACCTTAGGCTCTTCCTCCAATGAGACATTGCTCATACAGGTTGTGGGAGTGGCTGAGGTGGAAAACCAGGGAGCTGCGGGCTGCAAGTCTGAGCTCTGTGGTGCCATCCAGTGGCTGGTGTCCCACAGCCAGGCCATTACCAGCCACTTGACCCCCAAACACGTCAGCAGCATGCTGAGCCTCCACTAACTGGTCAGCTGTACAGTTTACAAGGAGGGAGGCTGCAAACAGAAGCCATTTCCTTATCACATGAAATCAAAAAGATAGTGTGAATATATTTGCTTTCCTGAAGTTATGTAACATGAGAAATAAATAACGAACTAGCAAGATAAAAATGAACAGCAGCTATTATTGTGGACTTAACCTAGGACTGCAAAAACAGCAATGAAACGTTTTTATCAAGAGTTGACAATGGAGCAGGATGCAGATTCTTTAAGGCATCATATAACTTAACttt encodes the following:
- the LOC135466789 gene encoding LOW QUALITY PROTEIN: SWI/SNF-related matrix-associated actin-dependent regulator of chromatin subfamily E member 1-like (The sequence of the model RefSeq protein was modified relative to this genomic sequence to represent the inferred CDS: deleted 1 base in 1 codon); this translates as MENDIIHTAVTSNNTIVLNGTEVGLCPLSVDAQDKALTDQLTVTAAPGFLPENAVLVETSRGLLLSVPDGAGGVTYGRITTPVDLQQTASLLVNCTADQLVEAQHAADVLGVKWLVMAWLWDTSHWMAPQSSDLQPAAPWFSTSATPTTCMSNVSLEEEPKKRKGGWPKGKKRKNTSELNAPRAPVTGYVLYAIERRQEIKKTNPDLQFSEVTKVLGNEWSTMPQDKKQKYLTEAEADKKRYIDELNAFQQSVTYQSFLKKRKLKGMCVDPNGLESDAYATLIDLEEDYMSELYCRVCDQYFSSLHNKKEHMFGRQHLQAITGELEKELQQQSEQQQQQQAQQQQHNLQEAALVTDDLHQDSLGSLSDSSDGETLKLSGPVDIESFIHEFHQKNRERDQEIHQLKRSLKMSQGDNLAMCKQIQELRDLETKLDQDVGNAKAYGASLTAQIDGLKMVPTLFGVINF